ACTGGATCAAGGCCAATACCAGCGCTGTAGTGCTGCTCCAGATCCGCGACCGCAAAACAGGCGGATGGGACCATCCCTACGAATCCGGCGCCATCACCGATATAGCTACCAAACCCATGCTGCTGCTGCAATACAATTGGTTCAAGATGCAGGAGTACGGCCAAAATGAAATGATGAGCCTTACACAGGAATTGCTTGGCGGGCATTTTCATCGCCTCACTTTTCAATACATACCCAAAAAGGAAGATGCAGCCGCCGCATTGAATTTCCGTCTCTCCAAGCGCGAAAAGCAAGACATCAGTGAAGCGATGATGAGCAGTGTGAACGCAGGCAGCTTCGATCAGTTCACTCAATATGCCAACGGTTCACATCCGCATTCGATCACTAAAAAGGATGAATAAGCCTGAAATAATGCGGGAGCACTTTGATGGATAGACTCTTCAGGGTTTCCCTCGGTTCGCCGTCGATATGCAATGGCGCTTCCGCTGTATTTTCAATCACCAGCTCTTCCGTTTGAAAATAGATCACAGGAGAACGAAGAGAGTTCTCAACCCTTTTGATCTTGCCGGCCATTACCTGCTTCAGTACAGTGAGCAGCAGCAAAGGCTTTGCGATTTTTTTCACCACCACCACATCCAGCATACCATCAGAAAGTACAGCCTGCGGCGCAATGGTGAAATTATTACCGAACTGGTTACTGTTGGCGATGCTGATAAAGAATGCATCTGTGGAGAATACCAGTCCGTTCGCTTTTATTTTGAAAGGCCAGGTCTTTGCAGAAAAGAAATTACGGGTAGTTAACGATGCGTAAGTAGCAAGTCCTCTTTTCGGTTGCTCCGCAAATTCATGCGCCACTTTTGCATCGAAGCCGAGTCCGCAGAGCATGCAGGCAAACTGGTTGTTCACGAGGAACGCATCTGTAGGCCGGGCCACGCCATCGAACACGATGTCCAGCGCTTTGCTGCTGTTCTTTGGGATACCTGCAGCATAGGCCAGTCCGTTTCCCGATCCCATCGGAACAATGCCGAAGTTCACCTGTGTATCTGCAAGGGAATTGACTGCCGCATTCACGGAGCCATCGCCACCACAGACAACGATATCGGTGATGCCATCATCCTTGATCTTTGATTTCAGGAAGCGGTAATCGCCATCGATCATGGTGGGCAGCACTTCAAATGGGATTTTCCGCTCTTTGGTTTTGCTGACCACCAGTTCCTTCAGTGAGGATTTACCCCGGGTTCCGGAAATAGGATTGATAAGATAGATGATCTTTCTTCGCATGCGTGGCAAAATTATTAGTTTTGAACCATGAGTGAAGCCTTATTTTTCGACCGGGACCTGAGTTGGTTATCATTTAACGAAAGGGTATTACAGGAAGCTGGCAACATAAGGGTGCCATTGTTGGAAAGGATCAGATTCCTCAGTATCTATTCTTCCAACTCCGACGAGTTCTATCGTGTGCGGATGCCGGCCCTGATGGCGCTGGAAAGGATTCACCAGAAGTCCCCGCGCAAGGGGCTTCCGCCCTTTACTCATGTACAGGAAGCCAATCAGCGCATCCACCTGCAGCAACAGCTGTTCGGCAATATCCTTCGCGGCATCATTCCGGAGCTGAAGGAAACGATCAACTCCGAGCTGGTGTTCAATCGCCCCATTCCCGAAGCAGTGCAGGCGGCAGCAACAGAATATTTCTTTACACAGGTGCTGGCCTTTCTTCAGCCACAATATCTTTCCGACCGGCAGTCCACCCTGTTTCCAGAAAACAACAAGATCTACCTGGCCGCCATCGGCAGCAGCAAAAGCAAAAGCCAGGAACTGATCATCGTGAATGTGCCTTCAGACGCGCTTCCCCGCTTCTATACTATCAGGCATGAACAGACGCAATACATCCTTTTCCTGGAAGATATCATCCGTTACAACCTCCAACTGGTAATGCCGCAGGTGACCATCGAATCCTGCTACAGTTTCAAAGTTACCCGCGATGCCGCCCTTGAACTGGCCGATGAATATGAAGGCGATCTTGCGGAAAAAATAGAAAGGCAGATCGCCAAACGCGATTTTGGATTCGCCACCCGCCTGCTTTACGGTGCGGGCACACCTCCGGAATGTCTGCAGGCGCTCATCAATCTTTTCAACCTGGAAAAGGCCAGCATTATGGAAGGCGGCGTATACCATAACCTGAAAGACCTGGCCCATCTTCCCATCAGGAACGATTTACTGGAATATCCCCATTGGCCGGTACTCACGCATCGCATGAACAACCTGCGCGGTTCCCTTCTGGAAGAGATTTCACAAAAAGATATTATTCTGCATGCGCCTTATCAGTCGTTCAATACGGTACTGCGCTTCTTCAACGAAGCTGCCCTCGATCCTTCCGTTGAAGAGATCTACGTAACCCTGTACCGCATTGCCAGCGACTCCCGCATTGCCACTGCATTGATCAGCGCTGCCCGTAACGGCAAAAAAGTAGTGGTATTTGTTGAGCTCAAAGCCCGTTTCGATGAAGCCAATAATCTCCGCTGGTCCAGGAAATTAAAAGACGCGGGAGTAAGGATCATTTACAGCATCCCTACACTCAAGGTACACGCAAAAGTAGCGCTGGTAAAAAGGATGATCAACAACAGGCCGCAACACGCTGGACTCCTCGCAACCGGTAACCTCAACGAAAGCACGGCCCGCTTTTACACCGATCATATCCTGCTAACCGCCCATATGGGCATGCTGGCTGAGCTGGAACAACTCTTCCTTTTCCTCTCCGAACGAAAAAAACCACTCACGCCCGGCCTGCTGCCTTTCGCTCACCTGCTGATTGCGCAATTCAACCTGCTGGACCGATTCATCCACCTCATCGACCGTGAAATCGATAATGCCCGCAATGGTCTCCCTGCCGGCATCATCATTAAGCTGAACAACCTCGAAGAAAAAGTTCTTATAAATAAGCTCTATGAAGCTTCCAATGCCGGAGTTCGCATACAGATGATTGTTAGAAGTATCTGCTGCCTTATCCCGGGTATTCCCGGCATGAGTGAGAATATCACCATCAGGCGTATTGTTGACCGCTACCTGGAGCACGGCCGCGTTTTCATTTTCAAGAACAACAACGATCCCCAGCTTTTCATGGGCTCATCCGACTGGATGAACCGCAATATCTACCGCCGCATTGAAGTCTGTTTCCCCGTCTACAACCCCGTGATCAAAACCGAGATCATGGAACTCATCAACCTTCAACTAAAAGACAATGTACAAGCTGTTCAGCTCAACAGCGAAATTCAAAACATCCCCATTCAACCATCAGCCCCTCCGATCCGCTCCCAGCAGGCTATCAGCGAATTACTCAATGAGCGTTACGGCTCCCATGAATAACAATAGAAAGTCTTATTGCAACAGTGAGCTGAGCAAGAGTGATGAAATGATGTATATAACAGCAATGGGAAACCGAATAATCGCAAAAAGTGGTAAGTGGTGTGAAAAGTGGAGATTATGAGTAGTAACCGGTAAAGACCTGAAAAATAAACGCGGAAAAAGCACTCTTTCGGTGCCCATGCGAGCGGGGATTGCAAAAATCCGGCCTTGAAAACAAAAGCTCAGCAGCCCGGCTTATGCGCTACTGTTCAACCCAACCTATCTACAGTCCCATTCAACATCCTCCCGCGCCGGTTTCTTTTCCAGACGGTATTTTTGTAACCCCGTGAGCCCCTTACCAGCGAAGCAACGCACTTGCCCACGTAAACCCGCTTCCAAACGCCGCCAGGCAAACAAGATCACCTTTATTGATCTTTCCAGCCTCCCATGCTTCGCAAAGCGCGATCGGCACAGACGCCGCCGTTGTATTCCCGTATTTCTGGATATTATTATAAACCTGATCATCCCTAAGCCCCAGTTTCTGTTGCACGAACTGCGCAATGCGGAGATTGGCCTGGTGAGGAATGAGCATCGTTAGGTCGGAAGGTTTGTAGTTGTTTTTGTTCAATGCTTCCATGATCACTTCCGGGAATTTGACCACAGCTTTTTTGAATACGGATGGGCCATCCATGAAAGGATAGTTCTGAGCTTTATCGATCATTTCATGACTCATGAACATTTCCCCGATCTCAGCATCATCAAAGTCGGCGAGCTTTTGTTCCATCCAATGATTGGCATGTGTACCCGGATTATACATGGCCAGTATCTCAGCGCTTTCTCCATCTGAATGAAGATGCGTGCTGAGCAGGCCGCGGTTCTCATCGGTAGAGGGTTGCAGCACCACAGCGCCGGCGCCGTCTCCAAAGATCACGCTGATGGCGCGACCTCGTGTACTGAAGTCCAGCCCGAAACTATGCTTCTCACTTCCGATCACAAGAACGTTCTTGTACATACCCGAGCGGATGAACTGGTCAGCCACACTGATAGCATATACGAAGCCGCTGCATTGGTTGCGTACGTCGAGGGCGCCGATCTCTTTCATCTTCATGGCGCGTTGCACCAGTACACCGCAGCCGGGGAAATAATAATCCGGGCTGAGGG
This portion of the Pseudobacter ginsenosidimutans genome encodes:
- a CDS encoding diacylglycerol/lipid kinase family protein; amino-acid sequence: MRRKIIYLINPISGTRGKSSLKELVVSKTKERKIPFEVLPTMIDGDYRFLKSKIKDDGITDIVVCGGDGSVNAAVNSLADTQVNFGIVPMGSGNGLAYAAGIPKNSSKALDIVFDGVARPTDAFLVNNQFACMLCGLGFDAKVAHEFAEQPKRGLATYASLTTRNFFSAKTWPFKIKANGLVFSTDAFFISIANSNQFGNNFTIAPQAVLSDGMLDVVVVKKIAKPLLLLTVLKQVMAGKIKRVENSLRSPVIYFQTEELVIENTAEAPLHIDGEPRETLKSLSIKVLPHYFRLIHPF
- the ppk1 gene encoding polyphosphate kinase 1 produces the protein MSEALFFDRDLSWLSFNERVLQEAGNIRVPLLERIRFLSIYSSNSDEFYRVRMPALMALERIHQKSPRKGLPPFTHVQEANQRIHLQQQLFGNILRGIIPELKETINSELVFNRPIPEAVQAAATEYFFTQVLAFLQPQYLSDRQSTLFPENNKIYLAAIGSSKSKSQELIIVNVPSDALPRFYTIRHEQTQYILFLEDIIRYNLQLVMPQVTIESCYSFKVTRDAALELADEYEGDLAEKIERQIAKRDFGFATRLLYGAGTPPECLQALINLFNLEKASIMEGGVYHNLKDLAHLPIRNDLLEYPHWPVLTHRMNNLRGSLLEEISQKDIILHAPYQSFNTVLRFFNEAALDPSVEEIYVTLYRIASDSRIATALISAARNGKKVVVFVELKARFDEANNLRWSRKLKDAGVRIIYSIPTLKVHAKVALVKRMINNRPQHAGLLATGNLNESTARFYTDHILLTAHMGMLAELEQLFLFLSERKKPLTPGLLPFAHLLIAQFNLLDRFIHLIDREIDNARNGLPAGIIIKLNNLEEKVLINKLYEASNAGVRIQMIVRSICCLIPGIPGMSENITIRRIVDRYLEHGRVFIFKNNNDPQLFMGSSDWMNRNIYRRIEVCFPVYNPVIKTEIMELINLQLKDNVQAVQLNSEIQNIPIQPSAPPIRSQQAISELLNERYGSHE
- a CDS encoding 3-oxoacyl-ACP synthase III family protein; protein product: MIRSVIAGIGKYVPENVVTNQDLTRYMETSDEWIQERTGIRERRYAHRTEETTTTMGVKAAEIAIERAGITPQDIDFIVFATLSPDYYFPGCGVLVQRAMKMKEIGALDVRNQCSGFVYAISVADQFIRSGMYKNVLVIGSEKHSFGLDFSTRGRAISVIFGDGAGAVVLQPSTDENRGLLSTHLHSDGESAEILAMYNPGTHANHWMEQKLADFDDAEIGEMFMSHEMIDKAQNYPFMDGPSVFKKAVVKFPEVIMEALNKNNYKPSDLTMLIPHQANLRIAQFVQQKLGLRDDQVYNNIQKYGNTTAASVPIALCEAWEAGKINKGDLVCLAAFGSGFTWASALLRW